One window of the Rhodothermales bacterium genome contains the following:
- a CDS encoding RNA polymerase sigma factor — protein sequence MDDLEHLAERAKNGDDRARNDLMKALEPVMRGFFINRIGLRGDVDDLVQNSLVRVHRSLADLKDNGRLQAFAMKGALYELQDWYRGRYRPKERLFDAHAPPDHPIDPFRPSDRLDLDRALDSLSPRAREIIELREHGFKYEEIAGMTGSTEAAIKMQVKRAFERLRDIMQVVVLLLLRTS from the coding sequence ATGGACGATCTCGAACACCTGGCGGAACGGGCCAAGAACGGTGACGACCGGGCGCGGAATGACTTGATGAAAGCCCTGGAGCCTGTCATGCGGGGGTTTTTCATCAACCGGATCGGCCTGCGCGGGGACGTCGATGATCTCGTGCAAAACAGCCTGGTCCGCGTGCATCGGAGCCTGGCCGATCTGAAGGACAACGGACGGCTACAGGCTTTTGCCATGAAGGGGGCCCTCTACGAGCTCCAGGATTGGTATCGGGGCCGCTATCGTCCCAAGGAACGGCTGTTCGATGCGCATGCCCCACCCGACCACCCGATCGATCCGTTCCGGCCTTCCGACCGACTGGACCTTGATCGGGCATTGGACAGCCTCTCGCCACGCGCCCGGGAAATCATTGAACTCCGCGAGCATGGGTTCAAGTATGAGGAGATTGCCGGAATGACCGGATCGACGGAAGCCGCGATCAAGATGCAGGTCAAACGGGCGTTCGAACGCTTGCGCGACATCATGCAGGTCGTGGTGCTGTTACTATTGCGGACCTCATGA
- a CDS encoding geranylgeranylglycerol-phosphate geranylgeranyltransferase: MVQLIRPLNLILVLCGVVLGAWLTRMDQPVDWIGTLLAALALASVAAAGNVHNDLRDLEADRVNRPDRPLPSGRVSLRTARLMGGVLLGASFVLGAMVSLRHLGALVGIALLLWLYNRWLKHRPLIGNLVVAGLVTLSLPFARLDTPLGPALWVAMVFAFVLNLIRELVKDAEDADGDSGVGSRTLAVLVGTRRVRSGVQVLLAGTLIALPAPAVLPAFAGTWLLTCIPAAVFLALALAGTVGEGFPAPRASRHVKMAMVFGLLALTVSVR, translated from the coding sequence ATGGTACAACTCATCCGCCCGCTGAATCTGATCCTGGTCCTGTGCGGCGTCGTGCTGGGTGCCTGGCTGACGCGCATGGACCAGCCGGTCGACTGGATCGGTACCCTCCTTGCCGCCCTGGCGCTGGCGTCGGTCGCCGCCGCGGGCAACGTACACAATGACCTCCGGGACCTGGAGGCGGACCGTGTGAACCGGCCGGACCGCCCCCTTCCCAGCGGCCGGGTATCGCTCCGGACAGCCCGTCTGATGGGCGGAGTGCTCCTCGGCGCATCGTTCGTACTCGGCGCCATGGTTTCGCTGCGTCATCTCGGAGCTCTGGTCGGTATCGCCCTCCTGCTCTGGTTGTACAATCGCTGGCTGAAGCATCGTCCCCTCATCGGAAACCTGGTCGTCGCTGGCCTGGTCACCCTATCGCTCCCCTTTGCCCGCCTCGACACGCCTTTGGGCCCGGCCCTCTGGGTGGCCATGGTGTTTGCGTTCGTGCTGAATCTCATCCGGGAACTGGTCAAGGATGCGGAGGATGCCGACGGGGATTCCGGGGTAGGAAGCCGGACCCTTGCCGTCCTGGTGGGTACCCGAAGGGTCCGGAGCGGAGTGCAGGTTCTGCTCGCGGGCACCCTCATCGCCCTGCCGGCCCCGGCCGTGCTTCCGGCATTCGCCGGGACCTGGTTGCTGACCTGCATTCCGGCAGCGGTATTCCTGGCACTGGCCCTGGCAGGTACGGTGGGTGAAGGGTTTCCTGCACCCAGGGCCAGTCGACATGTGAAGATGGCCATGGTGTTCGGATTGCTGGCCCTCACGGTATCGGTGCGCTGA
- the pheA gene encoding prephenate dehydratase, whose protein sequence is MRVAFQGETGAYSEEAVRGLYPDAEVVPCPDFDQVFEAVAGEACDRAVIPIENSLHGSVHQNYDLLREHRLRIVAETHLRVRHQLLGVRGARAGDLVEVHSHPQALGQCRDFLRRHVPGARPIPAYDTAGAARDVARAGDRTHAAIASRRAAEEYGLDILASDIESNHQNYTRFLALARPESAGKGAGSDTGPATDSGSGSAAQTLKTSILYAQKENVPGGLFKSLAVFALRDIDLFKIESRPLVGSPGNYIFYLDLAGAEWDEHVQHALSHLEEIAAYVTVLGTYAEGSRAGRD, encoded by the coding sequence TTGCGCGTAGCATTCCAGGGAGAAACCGGCGCCTACAGCGAGGAGGCTGTACGGGGCCTGTATCCGGACGCCGAGGTCGTGCCCTGCCCGGACTTCGACCAGGTGTTCGAAGCCGTGGCCGGCGAGGCGTGCGACCGCGCCGTCATCCCCATCGAGAACTCGCTGCACGGCAGCGTGCACCAGAACTACGATCTGCTGAGGGAGCATCGCCTCCGTATCGTGGCCGAAACCCATCTCCGGGTACGGCATCAATTGCTGGGCGTCCGGGGGGCGCGCGCCGGGGACCTGGTGGAGGTGCATTCGCATCCGCAGGCGCTCGGGCAATGCCGCGACTTCCTGCGCCGGCACGTCCCCGGCGCGCGCCCCATACCGGCGTACGACACGGCCGGAGCGGCCCGGGATGTGGCACGGGCGGGCGACAGGACACACGCAGCCATTGCCAGCCGTCGGGCCGCCGAAGAGTATGGTCTGGACATCCTGGCGAGCGATATCGAAAGCAATCACCAGAATTACACGCGTTTCCTGGCCTTGGCACGACCGGAAAGCGCAGGAAAAGGGGCTGGCTCCGACACGGGGCCGGCGACTGATTCCGGGTCCGGCTCCGCCGCGCAGACCCTGAAGACCTCCATCCTGTATGCCCAGAAGGAGAACGTGCCGGGAGGCCTGTTCAAGAGCCTTGCCGTGTTTGCACTCCGGGACATTGACCTGTTCAAGATTGAGAGTCGCCCGCTGGTCGGCAGCCCCGGCAACTACATCTTCTACCTGGACCTGGCGGGCGCCGAGTGGGACGAGCACGTGCAGCATGCCCTGTCCCACCTCGAGGAGATTGCCGCGTACGTCACCGTCCTCGGTACCTATGCGGAAGGCAGTCGTGCAGGCCGGGACTGA
- the argS gene encoding arginine--tRNA ligase, whose amino-acid sequence MQQYLTEHIAAALEAMGGGPEGFQPEFEQPANPEHGDLSTNAAMQLARHFRQAPRQIAERLKEHLALDPKRIAAVEIAGPGFLNFRFATDYLYHALGELLAAGPDFGRTSTGAGQSALVEFVSANPTGPLTVGHGRNAVLGDTIATLLDWSGFDVTREYYFNDAGRQMRILGESVRGRYVALVDSDTPTKVIGDAPDTVTVPEPFPDDGYLGAYIGEIAADLFAEHGSALLEAEQDADVFKQAAEKRIFAEIEATLTRLGIHMDSWFNERSLYDSDKIWEIVQSLRDKDLAYDKDGAVWFRTTAFGKEADTVLVKSTGEPTYRLPDIGYHVNKLERGFDRIVDVFGADHIATFPDVLSGVKALGFDADPIHVVIYQFVTLIRGGEPVKMSTRKATYVTLDELMDEVGEDVTRFFFLMRSPNTHLEFDLDLAKEASDKNPVFYLQYAHARICSILRKAAESGLEAEPGADLSALTHDAEIALMKQLLGLPEAVDRAAAACEPHRLATWLRETAVAFTQFYGQCHIIGESANVAQARLHLAVATRHVLANGLRVLGISAPESM is encoded by the coding sequence ATGCAACAGTATCTGACCGAGCACATTGCCGCCGCCCTCGAGGCGATGGGCGGAGGTCCCGAAGGATTCCAGCCCGAATTCGAACAGCCCGCGAATCCGGAACACGGCGACCTGTCCACCAATGCCGCCATGCAGCTGGCCCGGCACTTCCGACAGGCCCCCCGCCAGATCGCGGAACGCCTCAAGGAACACCTGGCGCTCGATCCCAAGCGGATTGCCGCGGTCGAAATCGCTGGACCTGGATTCCTGAACTTCCGGTTTGCCACCGACTACCTGTACCATGCACTGGGTGAACTGCTGGCGGCGGGACCAGACTTCGGACGCACATCCACAGGCGCCGGGCAATCCGCCCTGGTGGAATTCGTGAGTGCCAACCCGACCGGTCCACTGACCGTCGGGCACGGTCGGAATGCCGTTCTGGGAGATACGATAGCCACACTGCTTGACTGGTCGGGGTTCGATGTAACCCGGGAATACTATTTCAACGATGCGGGTCGTCAGATGCGCATCCTGGGGGAATCGGTGCGTGGTCGCTATGTGGCGCTTGTCGACTCGGATACACCGACAAAGGTCATCGGGGATGCACCCGATACCGTAACGGTGCCCGAGCCGTTTCCGGATGACGGGTATCTGGGCGCCTACATCGGAGAAATTGCAGCTGACTTGTTTGCTGAACACGGCTCCGCACTGCTGGAAGCCGAGCAGGATGCCGACGTCTTCAAACAGGCAGCCGAAAAGCGGATTTTTGCCGAGATCGAGGCCACACTCACGCGACTGGGCATCCACATGGATTCCTGGTTCAACGAACGCTCCCTGTACGATTCGGACAAGATCTGGGAGATCGTGCAGTCGCTCCGGGACAAGGACCTGGCCTACGACAAGGACGGCGCGGTATGGTTCAGGACCACCGCCTTCGGCAAGGAGGCCGATACGGTGCTTGTCAAATCGACCGGCGAGCCGACGTACAGGCTGCCCGACATCGGCTACCATGTCAACAAGTTGGAGCGCGGCTTCGACCGGATTGTGGATGTGTTCGGTGCCGATCACATAGCTACGTTCCCGGACGTCCTCAGCGGCGTGAAGGCCCTCGGGTTCGATGCCGATCCCATCCATGTGGTGATCTACCAGTTCGTGACGCTCATCCGCGGCGGCGAGCCGGTGAAAATGTCCACGCGGAAGGCCACGTACGTGACCCTCGATGAACTCATGGATGAGGTCGGGGAAGACGTTACGCGGTTCTTCTTCCTCATGCGTTCGCCGAATACCCACCTCGAATTCGACCTCGACCTGGCCAAGGAAGCCAGCGACAAGAATCCGGTATTCTACCTCCAGTACGCACATGCCCGAATTTGCTCCATCCTCCGGAAGGCCGCCGAATCGGGACTGGAAGCCGAGCCCGGCGCCGATCTGTCCGCGTTGACCCACGACGCCGAGATCGCCCTCATGAAGCAGTTGCTCGGACTCCCTGAAGCGGTGGATCGGGCGGCGGCGGCCTGCGAGCCGCATCGTCTGGCCACGTGGCTCCGCGAAACGGCCGTGGCATTTACGCAGTTTTACGGTCAGTGTCATATCATCGGGGAGTCGGCCAATGTGGCCCAGGCCCGATTGCATCTGGCTGTCGCCACCCGGCACGTCCTTGCAAACGGGTTGCGTGTGCTCGGCATTTCAGCCCCTGAATCCATGTGA
- a CDS encoding DUF4159 domain-containing protein translates to MRLPSGCSGTPTPVLILTLLLLIGAVGSPVLAQDDHAMTIARLKYEGGGDWYSDPESLPELLSFVRTTTLLDVAPREEVVELTSDNLHMFPYVYLTGHGNLRFSPDEAMRLRRYLEQGGFLHVDDNYGLDVHIRREMKKVFPDREFVELPFSHGIYHAQFEFPNGLPKIHEHDGKPPQGFGILDDNDRLMVFYSYESDLGDGWDPEVVHDNPPELRERALKMGANILIYAMMN, encoded by the coding sequence ATGCGGCTTCCATCCGGATGTTCGGGCACGCCGACACCCGTCCTGATCTTGACCCTCCTGCTGCTGATCGGTGCGGTCGGCTCGCCCGTGCTGGCCCAGGACGACCATGCCATGACCATCGCGCGACTGAAATACGAAGGCGGCGGCGACTGGTACTCCGACCCTGAATCCCTGCCGGAACTGTTGTCGTTCGTCCGGACGACGACCCTGCTGGACGTGGCTCCCCGGGAGGAAGTCGTGGAACTGACCAGCGACAATCTCCACATGTTTCCCTACGTGTACCTGACGGGTCACGGGAATCTCCGGTTTTCTCCCGATGAGGCCATGCGACTGCGTCGGTATCTGGAGCAGGGCGGTTTCCTGCACGTCGACGACAATTACGGGCTGGACGTACACATCCGGCGGGAGATGAAGAAGGTGTTCCCGGACCGGGAATTCGTGGAATTGCCGTTCAGTCACGGCATTTACCATGCGCAGTTCGAGTTTCCGAACGGCCTCCCGAAAATCCACGAACACGACGGCAAACCGCCCCAGGGGTTCGGTATCCTGGACGATAACGATCGTCTCATGGTGTTCTACTCGTACGAATCCGACCTGGGCGACGGTTGGGATCCCGAAGTCGTCCACGACAACCCGCCGGAATTGCGGGAACGGGCATTGAAAATGGGGGCGAACATTTTGATCTACGCCATGATGAACTGA
- the glyA gene encoding serine hydroxymethyltransferase has translation MSTLQTQDPELYDALAREARRQNEGLELIASENFVSRAVLEAMGSTLTNKYAEGLPGKRYYGGCQFVDIAEDLARDRAKALFGCEWVNVQPHSGASANAAVYLAFMKPGDTFLGLDLAHGGHLTHGSPVNFSGILYKAEYYGVEKEGPMAGRIDMDRVRDKARTVRPRMISIGASAYSRDFDYAAFRSIADEVGAPLWMDMAHTAGLIAAGELNDPMPHCHVVTTTTHKTLRGPRAGMILVGRDYENPFGKVAPKSGRVKMMTELLDSAVFPGMQGGPLMHVIAAKAVAFKEALADDFKTYGAQVIRNAKAMAAAFTERGYDVVSGGTDNHIVLLDLRNKGLTGKDAEIALQAADITVNKNMVPYDTESPFVTSGIRLGTPAMTTRGLGESEFREVVQLIDAVLQDPTSEAVQARTRSTIHEMTARYPLYDFVTV, from the coding sequence ATGTCGACTCTGCAGACCCAGGATCCCGAACTGTACGACGCGCTGGCTCGTGAGGCCCGACGCCAGAATGAAGGTCTCGAACTCATTGCATCCGAAAATTTCGTCTCCCGTGCCGTGCTGGAGGCCATGGGATCCACGCTCACGAACAAGTATGCGGAAGGTCTGCCGGGCAAGCGCTACTATGGCGGATGTCAGTTCGTGGATATTGCCGAGGATCTGGCGCGTGACCGGGCGAAGGCCCTGTTCGGCTGTGAGTGGGTGAACGTGCAGCCTCATTCGGGCGCATCGGCCAATGCCGCCGTTTACCTTGCGTTCATGAAGCCCGGAGACACCTTTTTGGGGCTCGATCTGGCCCACGGAGGGCATCTTACGCATGGGAGTCCGGTCAATTTTTCCGGCATCCTCTACAAGGCCGAATACTATGGCGTAGAAAAGGAGGGGCCCATGGCGGGGCGGATCGACATGGACCGTGTTCGCGACAAGGCCCGTACCGTACGGCCCAGGATGATTTCCATCGGTGCGTCGGCGTACAGTCGGGATTTCGACTATGCGGCGTTCCGTTCGATTGCGGACGAAGTGGGCGCCCCGTTGTGGATGGACATGGCACACACGGCGGGCTTGATTGCCGCCGGAGAGCTGAACGATCCCATGCCACACTGCCATGTGGTGACGACCACCACGCACAAGACCCTGCGCGGACCCCGGGCGGGCATGATCCTCGTCGGTCGCGACTACGAGAACCCGTTCGGAAAAGTGGCCCCGAAGTCTGGCCGCGTGAAAATGATGACCGAACTCCTGGACTCTGCGGTGTTTCCCGGCATGCAGGGCGGGCCGCTCATGCACGTGATTGCAGCCAAGGCTGTCGCCTTCAAGGAAGCCCTCGCCGACGATTTCAAAACGTACGGTGCCCAGGTCATCCGCAACGCCAAGGCCATGGCTGCCGCGTTCACCGAGCGGGGATATGACGTCGTATCCGGTGGTACGGACAACCACATCGTTCTCTTGGACCTGCGGAACAAGGGGTTGACCGGAAAGGATGCCGAGATCGCACTGCAGGCCGCCGACATTACGGTGAACAAGAACATGGTTCCGTACGATACGGAGAGTCCCTTCGTGACATCCGGCATCCGGCTGGGTACGCCGGCCATGACCACCCGTGGTCTCGGAGAATCGGAATTCCGGGAAGTGGTCCAGTTGATCGATGCGGTGTTGCAGGACCCCACCAGCGAAGCAGTGCAGGCCCGGACCCGATCGACCATCCACGAGATGACCGCCCGGTACCCCCTGTACGACTTTGTGACGGTCTGA
- a CDS encoding phosphoribosyltransferase family protein — protein sequence MTNPVYDELVDLGRRLYELALVRRENEDITDPSGQPIGWLLDTRIPMLRGDIMREVGDVLAGRLTAKGIHQVAGYGFGSYALVSSAVAAQAPVPILGGFVRESRKAHGRRRLVEGPISRDKPVVFLDDILNSGRSAMKAIELLRADGFQVVGMICLFHFTWSGGRARLQEHGLWVDSILDLNLRK from the coding sequence ATGACGAATCCCGTGTACGATGAGTTGGTGGACCTGGGGCGCCGGCTGTACGAGCTGGCCCTGGTCCGGCGGGAGAACGAAGACATTACCGACCCGTCCGGACAGCCTATCGGCTGGCTGCTGGATACGCGGATCCCCATGTTGCGGGGAGACATCATGCGTGAGGTCGGGGATGTGCTGGCCGGGCGACTCACGGCCAAAGGCATCCACCAGGTTGCGGGTTATGGATTCGGGTCCTATGCGTTGGTTTCTTCGGCTGTCGCGGCCCAGGCGCCGGTGCCCATCCTGGGCGGATTCGTCCGGGAGAGCCGTAAAGCCCATGGGCGCCGGCGCCTGGTCGAAGGCCCCATTTCGCGCGACAAGCCGGTTGTTTTCCTGGACGATATCCTGAACAGCGGTCGCAGTGCCATGAAAGCCATCGAGCTCCTTCGTGCCGATGGCTTCCAGGTGGTCGGCATGATCTGCCTGTTCCATTTCACGTGGAGCGGTGGGCGTGCCCGCCTGCAAGAGCACGGCCTCTGGGTCGACTCCATCCTGGACCTGAACCTGAGGAAATGA
- the tatC gene encoding twin-arginine translocase subunit TatC, translating to MIGRAVGRMKDVVMRKRAGKSLPGTDARVDIEAQAEMGFLDHLEELRWSLLKGFSAIVACTAVAGVYRRWVIEHILLAPKNPDFISYRVFNMEVTPFVIQNRTITGQFFADWGTALVVGAIIGSPIFIYYLWRFIEPGLYPNEKEGLRFSAVFATFFFILGVSFGYFVITPLALQFFAAYQISPEIQNEFDITKYFEMITFWSFGTGILFQMPVVIYFLAKLGIATPAALRRVRKYALLVALVLGAFFTPPDPFSQVLVAMPLLLLYEASIGIAAVVQRRRERELKAALSDDP from the coding sequence ATGATCGGTCGTGCCGTGGGTAGGATGAAAGATGTGGTCATGCGCAAGCGGGCCGGTAAAAGCCTGCCCGGTACCGATGCGCGTGTCGATATCGAGGCGCAGGCGGAGATGGGCTTCCTCGATCACCTGGAAGAACTCCGGTGGTCTTTGCTGAAGGGATTCAGCGCCATCGTGGCATGTACGGCCGTGGCGGGTGTCTACCGGCGGTGGGTCATCGAACATATCCTGTTGGCTCCCAAGAACCCCGACTTCATCTCGTACCGCGTGTTCAATATGGAGGTGACCCCGTTCGTCATCCAGAACCGGACCATCACGGGGCAGTTTTTTGCGGACTGGGGGACGGCGCTCGTCGTCGGGGCCATCATCGGTTCGCCGATCTTCATCTACTACTTGTGGCGGTTCATTGAACCGGGCCTGTATCCCAATGAAAAGGAAGGGCTTCGCTTCTCGGCCGTGTTTGCCACGTTCTTCTTCATTCTCGGGGTGTCCTTCGGGTACTTCGTCATCACGCCGTTGGCCCTCCAGTTCTTCGCCGCATACCAGATTTCCCCCGAAATCCAGAACGAATTCGACATCACGAAGTATTTCGAGATGATCACGTTCTGGTCGTTCGGAACGGGAATCCTGTTTCAGATGCCGGTGGTGATCTATTTCCTGGCCAAGCTGGGTATTGCAACGCCCGCCGCCCTGAGGCGTGTCAGGAAATATGCGTTGCTGGTGGCGCTCGTGTTGGGTGCGTTCTTTACCCCGCCCGATCCGTTTTCGCAGGTGCTGGTTGCCATGCCGTTGCTGTTGCTCTACGAGGCGTCCATTGGTATTGCGGCCGTCGTCCAGCGGCGACGAGAGCGTGAACTGAAGGCCGCCCTTTCCGACGATCCTTGA
- a CDS encoding S41 family peptidase encodes MRRPSVRILAPAVVAAALVLMAVRSGDDDLFELRRNFEIFGSVYEQLVLGYVDDIRPQPFMRAGIEAMLAELDPYTVFYDEADLADSRVQMQQSTGTVGLTLGERAGRLTVFEPGSNAEAYRQGVRIGDVIVGIGGVDAATLTLSEAYDLLSGEPGSTVEVVIQRTGEDLPRTFTLPRVPVDRDNVRWAGYLGPDTTALYGYVKLDQFGPRSGREVRRAFREMARGAGLNGLVLDLRNNPGGVLEDAVEIVGLFVPKDSPVVTLRSRDRTADTVHRTDTDPLFPDLPVVVLINEYSASASEIVAGALQDYDRAVVLGTTTFGKGLVQVVHRLPHNAALKMTIAHYVLPSGRSIHSAELNTASSRVAVPEERLFQTPEGRTVRSGVGVEPDIPMERPFVSELETALRENGAFFLFADHQAATQCATLDFDACVANQDRLLAEFRSWLADRQFSYLTLSEKQLALLDEEMREAGWDATAGALSDVERRLRTEKEGDFDRYAERLTGLIAEELRVRMLSGQAALERSLTDDAWVSRARELLDRPAERGRLLGQ; translated from the coding sequence ATGAGACGACCCTCGGTACGAATCCTTGCTCCTGCCGTCGTGGCGGCCGCACTCGTTCTGATGGCCGTCCGGTCCGGGGACGATGATCTGTTCGAACTGCGGCGGAATTTCGAGATTTTCGGCTCAGTCTACGAGCAACTGGTGCTCGGATACGTGGATGACATTCGACCGCAACCGTTCATGCGTGCCGGAATCGAGGCCATGCTCGCCGAACTCGATCCGTACACGGTGTTCTACGACGAGGCGGACCTGGCGGACTCCCGTGTACAGATGCAACAGTCCACAGGTACGGTCGGACTCACGCTGGGCGAGCGGGCGGGGCGGCTGACGGTCTTCGAGCCCGGCTCGAACGCCGAGGCGTACAGGCAAGGCGTTCGGATTGGCGACGTCATCGTGGGAATCGGCGGTGTCGATGCTGCTACGCTGACCCTGTCCGAAGCCTACGATCTGCTGTCCGGTGAACCCGGCTCGACGGTCGAGGTCGTCATCCAGCGCACCGGCGAGGACTTACCGAGGACCTTCACCTTGCCTCGCGTTCCCGTGGATCGGGATAATGTCCGTTGGGCCGGCTACCTCGGACCCGATACGACGGCCCTCTACGGCTACGTGAAACTTGACCAGTTCGGCCCCCGATCCGGGCGGGAAGTCCGCCGCGCATTCCGGGAAATGGCCCGGGGTGCCGGGTTGAATGGATTGGTTCTTGATCTTCGCAACAACCCGGGCGGCGTGCTGGAGGATGCTGTCGAAATCGTCGGTTTGTTCGTGCCCAAGGATTCTCCCGTCGTCACGCTACGCTCCCGGGATCGAACGGCGGACACCGTCCACCGGACCGATACCGATCCGCTGTTCCCGGACCTCCCGGTGGTTGTGCTCATCAACGAATATTCCGCCTCCGCATCGGAAATCGTAGCGGGTGCCCTCCAGGATTACGATCGTGCCGTGGTTCTGGGAACGACCACGTTCGGAAAGGGGCTCGTCCAGGTCGTGCATCGGTTGCCGCACAACGCAGCGCTCAAGATGACCATTGCCCATTATGTCCTTCCAAGCGGTCGCTCCATCCACTCCGCCGAGTTGAATACTGCATCGTCCCGGGTGGCCGTGCCCGAGGAGCGGCTTTTCCAGACTCCCGAAGGGCGGACCGTGCGCTCGGGTGTGGGCGTCGAACCGGATATTCCAATGGAGCGTCCTTTCGTGTCGGAGCTCGAGACCGCCCTGCGTGAAAACGGGGCGTTCTTCCTGTTTGCTGATCACCAGGCCGCGACACAGTGCGCCACGCTGGATTTCGACGCGTGCGTCGCCAATCAGGACCGGCTGCTGGCCGAGTTCCGATCGTGGCTCGCGGACCGACAGTTCTCCTACCTGACCCTTTCCGAGAAACAGCTTGCGCTCCTGGATGAAGAAATGCGGGAAGCGGGTTGGGATGCGACGGCCGGGGCGCTGTCGGACGTGGAGCGCCGGCTCCGGACAGAAAAGGAAGGTGACTTCGACCGATACGCCGAGCGGTTGACCGGGTTGATCGCCGAGGAACTCCGCGTGCGCATGCTGTCGGGTCAGGCCGCCCTTGAACGTTCCCTGACGGACGACGCCTGGGTGAGCCGCGCCCGGGAGCTTCTTGACCGCCCTGCGGAACGGGGCCGCCTCCTGGGGCAGTGA
- a CDS encoding trypsin-like peptidase domain-containing protein translates to MSRTTAITRAVERASPAVVSISVTQVQQVRARDPFWDTWMEFMYGRQRTQLMQRQVQSAGSGFIISADGYVVTNEHVAAGATQIAIALPDGTTFDARLVGTDTATDLALLKVDTDVPLPYVEFDLASEPIVGEWVIALGNPFGLFEATDPSVTVGVVSATNRDLTPQGNRFYLDMIQTDAAINRGNSGGPLLNALGRVIGVNTAIYSESGGSIGIGFAVPAQRVHRVLEELRENGFVDRSYFTGLSGRSVTAQIAQALGMDAARGVFVEEVESGSPASDAGFQPYDVIQFLEGERVSTRDEFVARLFEYRPGDTVQITVLRQAEWVDLTLTIGSSR, encoded by the coding sequence ATGAGCAGGACCACTGCCATTACCCGTGCGGTGGAACGGGCGTCGCCTGCGGTGGTGAGCATAAGCGTGACGCAAGTGCAGCAGGTCCGTGCCCGGGATCCCTTCTGGGATACCTGGATGGAGTTCATGTATGGTCGCCAGCGGACCCAGCTGATGCAGCGGCAGGTCCAGTCGGCCGGTTCGGGATTCATTATTTCCGCCGACGGATATGTGGTCACCAACGAACACGTAGCGGCCGGGGCCACCCAGATTGCCATCGCCCTGCCGGATGGAACGACCTTCGATGCCCGTCTCGTCGGCACGGATACCGCCACCGATCTGGCCTTGCTCAAGGTCGACACCGACGTTCCATTGCCGTATGTCGAGTTCGACCTGGCATCCGAGCCGATCGTGGGAGAGTGGGTAATTGCCCTGGGAAACCCTTTCGGGCTGTTTGAGGCGACGGATCCGTCCGTGACCGTGGGGGTCGTCAGCGCCACGAACCGGGACCTCACGCCGCAGGGCAACCGATTCTACCTGGACATGATCCAGACGGATGCGGCCATCAACCGCGGGAATTCCGGTGGTCCCCTGCTGAATGCATTGGGTCGGGTGATTGGTGTGAATACGGCCATCTACTCCGAATCGGGCGGGTCCATCGGCATCGGGTTCGCCGTACCTGCACAGCGTGTCCATCGGGTCCTTGAGGAGTTGCGTGAGAACGGATTCGTGGATCGCTCCTATTTCACGGGTCTGTCCGGTCGGAGTGTAACGGCCCAGATTGCCCAGGCGCTGGGCATGGATGCAGCGCGCGGGGTGTTCGTGGAAGAAGTTGAATCGGGTTCCCCCGCGTCCGATGCGGGTTTCCAACCGTACGATGTCATCCAGTTCCTGGAGGGCGAGCGCGTATCCACACGGGATGAATTCGTGGCGCGGCTCTTTGAGTACCGGCCGGGCGACACGGTGCAGATCACGGTGTTACGACAGGCTGAGTGGGTGGACCTGACCCTGACCATTGGAAGCAGTCGCTGA